A window of the Pseudoalteromonas sp. A25 genome harbors these coding sequences:
- a CDS encoding lanthionine synthetase C family protein, whose translation MNSNKNNNDEFDKKQQIANLIQILATEVASFDTSEHNHGLLSGIAGHLLFLYKAHQWQPDWVDEAVFSQKLEQLQDGLAEQSFELSNGLAGQAWLLEYLNQADKEEYDAELLEDVDQLFADALAHDPWPGEIESVLGLAGYAPYAKRRARFSDQSKLWEVIVKGFESTATRLDNGHITWSQPSNSVYRLNKEALDEPEHNLGLAHGVPGIIAALLPALNIDSLNARVTALLQGSCDWLLAHQNPGHDSFSCFGTCAQGSQHDSRLGWCYGDLTIALTLARVGHAIDRPSYVDKALDIALHSTQRDAESGQVRDAGLCHGFAGLVTIYQLLNQVMPHPELASAMQKWLDYTLAQYDERGIEAMYCFDGRAMSYEKDLGFLMGYSGIGLALLSVLDDDTSWADCLLMA comes from the coding sequence ATGAATAGCAATAAAAATAACAACGATGAGTTTGATAAAAAACAACAAATAGCCAACCTCATTCAAATATTGGCCACTGAGGTTGCTAGCTTTGATACCAGTGAGCATAACCATGGGTTACTCAGTGGTATTGCAGGTCACTTACTGTTTTTGTACAAAGCACATCAATGGCAGCCTGACTGGGTAGATGAAGCCGTGTTTTCACAAAAACTTGAGCAATTACAAGACGGTCTTGCGGAGCAATCTTTCGAATTGAGTAACGGTTTAGCCGGTCAGGCTTGGTTACTTGAGTATCTCAACCAAGCTGATAAAGAAGAATATGATGCAGAGCTATTAGAAGATGTGGATCAGCTATTTGCCGATGCCTTAGCACACGATCCTTGGCCTGGAGAAATAGAGTCTGTGCTCGGTTTAGCCGGTTATGCGCCCTATGCTAAGCGACGTGCGCGTTTTAGCGATCAAAGCAAGCTCTGGGAAGTGATTGTTAAAGGTTTTGAAAGCACGGCAACAAGACTCGATAACGGTCATATCACCTGGTCTCAACCAAGTAACTCCGTATACAGGCTGAACAAAGAAGCACTTGATGAACCAGAACATAACCTTGGTTTGGCACACGGCGTTCCTGGGATTATCGCGGCACTTCTGCCTGCTTTAAATATCGACAGTTTAAATGCGCGGGTAACAGCGTTGCTGCAAGGCAGCTGTGATTGGCTATTGGCGCATCAAAACCCAGGCCATGACAGCTTTTCTTGCTTTGGTACCTGTGCACAAGGTTCGCAGCACGATTCACGATTAGGATGGTGTTATGGTGATTTAACCATCGCGCTTACCCTTGCGCGGGTAGGTCACGCAATTGATAGACCAAGCTATGTTGATAAGGCGTTAGACATCGCCTTGCATAGTACACAGCGCGATGCTGAGTCTGGTCAAGTACGAGATGCGGGTTTGTGCCATGGTTTTGCCGGGCTAGTTACTATTTACCAATTATTGAATCAAGTAATGCCTCACCCAGAATTAGCATCTGCAATGCAGAAATGGCTCGACTATACCTTGGCACAATATGATGAACGGGGTATTGAAGCGATGTACTGTTTTGATGGTCGAGCAATGAGTTACGAGAAAGACTTAGGCTTTTTGATGGGGTATTCGGGGATAGGGCTGGCATTGTTGAGTGTGCTTGATGATGACACCAGCTGGGCTGACTGCTTGCTAATGGCTTAA
- a CDS encoding peptidase domain-containing ABC transporter yields MHVEDESPVSKLQFWSRKSLPIILQSEAAECGLASLAMVAAYHGYNSDLISLRQKFSISLEGATLLDIMHFAEKLELTSRPLRIELEDLDALQTPCILHWDMNHFVVLKKANEKRIVIHDPASGEKTFTLEEASKHFTGIALELTPTKNFEKQEARPSLKFSDFWSRITGLKRSLILIFALSVLLQVFTLASPYYIQLVIDDVILTSDTSLLTVLAVGFFLVLAFEIATNALRGFTLLHFGNQMNIQLGANLFHHLVRLPLSYFETRHMGDVVSRFGSLQQVKQLLTTGVIEAIIDGLMAVITLAMIFFYSPMLSMVVLVAVILYALVRVAMYKPFRTISEQEIMARAEENSNFMETVRGIQTIKLFGSEVKREGQWQNRYANAINQNIRLGNFQIGYDAINRALFGIENILVVYLAAHLVIQGGFSTGMLFAFMSYKRQFMDKTANLIEKFIEFKMLGLHFDRIADIALTEKEQLQPDKTKRHTIVGNIEIKNVSFAYSDASANVINDLSLKINAGESVAITGPSGCGKSTLLKVMLGLIPIKSGEVLIDGIPLEQIGARQYRQQIAAVMQDDELLSGSVADNIAFFDTPIDMEKVVYCADLAAIHDDISAMPMGYDSLIGDMGSSLSGGQKQRIILARALYKNPKILFMDEATSHLDTSLESDINEAVSRLKMTRVIIAHRKETIASADREIKLTKYKEQSPAQA; encoded by the coding sequence AGTTCAGCATTTCTCTAGAGGGCGCAACACTTTTAGATATTATGCACTTTGCAGAAAAACTAGAGTTGACCTCTCGACCACTACGTATTGAGCTTGAAGATCTTGATGCGCTGCAAACGCCATGCATACTGCATTGGGATATGAATCATTTTGTGGTGCTTAAAAAGGCGAATGAAAAACGCATCGTTATTCATGATCCAGCATCAGGCGAAAAAACTTTTACCTTAGAAGAGGCATCCAAGCATTTTACGGGGATCGCACTTGAGTTAACGCCAACCAAAAATTTTGAGAAGCAAGAGGCTAGACCATCATTAAAGTTTTCTGACTTTTGGAGTCGGATCACGGGGCTCAAGCGCTCACTCATTCTTATCTTTGCGTTATCAGTTTTATTGCAAGTATTTACACTGGCTTCTCCCTATTATATTCAATTGGTCATTGATGATGTGATCCTCACCAGCGATACTTCGTTACTCACTGTGTTGGCTGTTGGTTTCTTTTTGGTGTTGGCCTTTGAGATAGCCACTAATGCGCTGCGTGGCTTCACCTTGCTGCATTTTGGTAACCAAATGAATATTCAATTGGGAGCAAATTTATTTCACCACTTGGTGCGTCTGCCCTTAAGTTACTTTGAAACTCGTCATATGGGAGACGTGGTATCAAGGTTTGGTTCTTTGCAGCAGGTCAAACAGCTCCTCACTACGGGGGTGATAGAAGCCATTATCGATGGTTTGATGGCGGTCATCACCTTAGCGATGATCTTTTTCTACTCGCCCATGTTGTCAATGGTGGTATTGGTTGCTGTGATCTTGTATGCCTTAGTGCGGGTTGCGATGTATAAGCCATTTCGCACCATCAGTGAGCAGGAGATCATGGCGCGAGCGGAAGAAAATTCTAACTTTATGGAGACCGTGCGTGGTATTCAAACCATTAAGTTATTTGGTTCTGAAGTTAAGCGAGAAGGACAATGGCAAAATCGTTATGCCAACGCCATTAATCAAAATATCCGCTTAGGTAACTTTCAAATTGGTTACGATGCGATTAATCGCGCCCTGTTTGGTATCGAGAATATTCTTGTGGTGTATCTTGCGGCTCACTTAGTGATCCAAGGTGGTTTTAGTACTGGGATGCTATTTGCGTTTATGTCTTATAAGCGCCAGTTCATGGATAAAACAGCCAATCTAATCGAAAAATTTATCGAGTTTAAGATGCTAGGCTTGCACTTTGACCGCATCGCCGATATTGCATTAACAGAAAAAGAGCAGCTGCAGCCGGACAAAACCAAACGTCATACTATTGTCGGCAATATTGAAATTAAAAATGTCAGTTTTGCGTACTCAGATGCATCAGCCAATGTGATCAATGATTTAAGTTTAAAGATTAACGCTGGTGAATCAGTGGCTATTACCGGCCCATCAGGATGCGGTAAATCGACGTTGCTTAAGGTTATGCTTGGCTTGATCCCCATTAAAAGTGGTGAAGTACTAATCGATGGGATCCCTCTTGAGCAAATCGGTGCGCGTCAATATCGCCAGCAAATTGCGGCGGTCATGCAAGATGATGAACTGTTATCAGGCTCTGTTGCCGATAATATCGCTTTTTTTGATACGCCAATTGATATGGAAAAAGTCGTGTATTGTGCAGACCTTGCTGCAATTCATGATGATATAAGTGCAATGCCAATGGGCTACGACAGCTTGATTGGCGATATGGGGTCCAGCTTATCAGGGGGCCAAAAGCAGCGTATTATTTTGGCAAGGGCACTATATAAAAACCCCAAAATATTGTTTATGGATGAAGCGACAAGTCATTTAGATACCAGTTTAGAGTCTGATATAAACGAAGCCGTTTCGCGTTTAAAAATGACCCGTGTGATCATCGCGCACCGCAAAGAAACCATTGCATCTGCCGATCGAGAAATCAAGCTGACTAAATATAAAGAGCAAAGCCCGGCACAAGCATAA